Proteins from a genomic interval of Vanacampus margaritifer isolate UIUO_Vmar chromosome 4, RoL_Vmar_1.0, whole genome shotgun sequence:
- the LOC144051091 gene encoding ephrin-B2a-like: protein MGRRITRSHDVAVILLVVVMSSCRAITLDSILWSSANTNFTPGQGLVLSPQIGDKMDIVCPRADASKGEKEEFYRVYLVSRSQMESCTIEKKDTPLLNCDKPHRDVKFTFKFQEFSPNLWGLEFLKGKDYFITSTSTGSLQSLDNTNGGACRTKSMKLVLRVGQSSSDPRAPLQESPTRFSPTQLKPKAKDGAKDNGTANKTDAGSEAGQLNPGGGGGSQPGPLIWIVSGCVILLLLLLIPSAVLWKCRRCVPDRQQSASVSLNTLAVPKRDSISSDNVGSDRSDIVFPLQASDGRLCRHFERVSGEYGPPVYIVKEITPQTPTNIYYKV, encoded by the exons ATGGGGAGAAGAATCACACGGAGCCACGACGTTGCCGTCATCCTGCTGGTCGTGGTCATGAGTTCGTGTCGGGCCATCACTTTGGACTCCATCCTCTGGAGCAGCGCCAACACAAA CTTTACTCCAGGTCAAGGTCTGGTCCTCTCCCCTCAGATTGGGGACAAGATGGACATTGTCTGTCCACGGGCGGACGCCTCCAAGGGGGAAAAGGAGGAGTTCTACCGAGTCTACTTGGTCTCCCGAAGTCAGATGGAGAGTTGCACTATCGAGAAGAAGGACACGCCCCTGCTGAACTGCGACAAGCCGCACCGGGATGTCAAGTTCACCTTCAAGTTCCAGGAGTTCAGTCCCAACCTATGGGGGCTGGAATTTCTCAAGGGGAAGGATTACTTCATCACTT CCACATCTACAGGCTCGCTGCAAAGTCTGGATAACACTAACGGAGGCGCCTGCAGGACCAAATCCATGAAGCTGGTGCTGAGAGTCGGACAAA GTTCGTCAGATCCTCGAGCACCACTTCAGGAATCGCCAACCAGATTTTCACCTACACAACTAAAACCGAAAGCAAAGGACGGAGCTAAAGATAATGGTACCGCGAACAAAACTG ACGCGGGCTCAGAAGCAGGGCAGCTCAACCCCGGTGGCGGTGGCGGCTCGCAGCCAGGACCGCTGATATGGATTGTCTCGGGCTGTGtgatcctcctcctcctcctcctcatcccgTCGGCCGTGCTGTGGAAGTGCCGTCGCTGTGTCCCAGATAGGCAGCAGTCTGCGTCTGTGTCCCTCAACACTTTAGCGGTGCCAAAGCGGGACAGCATCAGCAGCGACAACGTTGGCTCGGACCGCAGCGACATCGTCTTTCCTCTGCAGGCCTCCGACGGCAGACTCTGTCGACACTTTGAGCGCGTGAGCGGCGAATATGGACCCCCTGTGTACATTGTTAAGGAGATAACGCCCCAGACCCCCACCAACATTTACTATAAAGTCTAA